A region of the Neomicrococcus lactis genome:
GCGACCACGCGTGGACGGACTCACCGTCAACCGCCTCTCGGCGCGCTATCCCGGCATGAACCACTCCGTCTTCGCACCCGTCTCCGCGACGCTCGCACCGGGCGAATGGTGGACCGTGACCGGCCCGTCTGGCTCCGGAAAATCGACGCTCATTGCAGTGCTCCTCGGATTTTTGAAGTACGACGGCGGCCGCTACCTTCTGCAATCAAACGGCACGTGGGGCGAGCCTTACGCGGGAGACGCGAGTGGCTTGACGTCACTCGCGTGGTGTCCTCAAGAGGCCCACGTGTTCGATTCGACGCTGGCTGGAAACCTTGCCTTGGCACGGGAACGCGACGATGCACCAACGGAAGATGAGATGACCAGCGCGTTGGAGCGTGTGGGGCTGGGGCCGTGGCTCGCCGAGTTGCCTGCGGGGCTTCGGACGCGGACCGGCGCGCAGGGCAATCAGCTCTCCGGCGGGCAGCGGCAACGGTTGGCTGTGGCGCGTGCTTTGTTGGCGCACTCCAGCGTGGTGATCCTCGATGAGCCCACGGCGCACCTAGGGCACAACGAAGGACATCAGATGATCGCGAACCTGCGCGAACTCGACGAGAACCAGTTGTGGATCATGGTGACCCATGACGAATCACTGGCCGCAGCAGGGGACAAGCGCTCCGTACTCGGTGCGCCCGTTGCTGAACGTGTGAGCGCTAGTTAACAGCACCCAATACGTGTTCGAGGGCGAACTCCACCGTGGGGTGGCGGAACTGGAATCCGGTGTCCACGATCTTCGCGGCGGAGACTCGTTGGCTCGCGAACGCTAGCTCGTCCGCACCTTCGGCGCCCAGCAATAGTCGTGGACCGAACGACGGGGTGGGGATCTTCGCGGGACGGTGCAAGACCTTGCCCAATGTCTGAGCGAACTCATCACTCGTGACAGGTTCCGGGGCCACTGCGTTGAAGACGCCAAGGAGATCCGGCGTGAGCGCTGCGTGCGCGTACATGGAAATGAGATCGTCACGGCTGATCCAGGAGTACCAGGCGCCTTTCGACGTCGGTCCGCCGACTCCCGCCGCAAACAAAGGTAAGAGACGCGAGAGCAAGCCGCCATCGGGGGAGAGCACTAGGCCGGTTCGAAGGACCGTGACGCGGACAGTGTCAGAGGCTGCAGCGAGAGCCTCGGCCTCCCACTGAGCGCAGACCTCAGCCAAGAAGTCGTGGCCCGCTCCATGGGATTCGGTCAGCAACGCGGGATCAGTTTCGGCGCTCGAGATTTCGCCGTCGGGCTGTTCTTGATGCGGGTGCGCGCCATAGAAGCCAATAGCGGACGAAGCGATGAGCGCGCGTTTCTTGCCATCTGCCGAGGCCGCTTCGAGTGCACGAGCCACTGTGCGGGTTCCCTTGACGCGGGAATCCAGAATTTCTTGCTTGGCCTCGGCCGTGAAGCGCCCGCCGATTGGGTGCCCAGCGAGATGGATGATCACATCCACAGAGCGCACCACATCCAGATCCATGAATTCACGTTCCGGATCCCAATCGATGCCGCGTTTGAACTCATGGACGGTATGCCCGCCGCTTGTCAGGAGCGCCTTCAGCGGTGCACCCACGAAGCCGCTCGCGCCGGTGATGCCGATGCGCAATCGCGGCGAGTTCGCGTAACGTGCGTGGAACGCGAGGTCGTCGCACACCTGCCGCGTTCGGTAGGCAAACGTGCGGCGCAGCTCCTTTTCGAGAACGCCTTCAGGGAAGGACTTCAGCGCGGAAGGGAGGACCTCAGGAAGCTCGAAATCCACTACGTCCAGCAGCTGAGTCCCGCCATCTTGAGCGGTGAATCTGTGCGTGTGCACCCAAGACTTCATCGGACCGGACGTCATCTCATCTCGGAACATGCGCGGAGCATCCAGCGCCGTGTGCCGAGCAGTCCATGAGACCTCGGGACGCGTCCACCGCTTCGGCAAGCCAAAGCGCTTACCAATCGCTGCGACGGATTCACCCACAGCGCTCGCAGCCGTGCCGGTGATTCCAGGTGCCGCAATAAGCAGACGAGCCTCAGAACCTACCGCCAGGCCCGCCGGAGGTGCGGAGACAACGTGACCTCCAAACGGCGGAAACAGGCGCTGAAGTGCGCCTTCGCGCGCAAACCACGCGAAGACAGTTTCGGGATCTTGCTGGACAAAGGCACGGTGTTCAAAGTGAACCATGCCCTAACTCTCTCAGATTAAGCTCCGGTTCAACAGCGAGCCGCCTGAGTAAATCAGCGATCACTGCTTAGAACAGCGTGGATCCGTCCTCTTCTACTTCCGGGGTTCCTGAGAATGGCTTAGAGGACAACGGCGCTGCTCGCCCAACGCGGGCCTTGCTCGCTGTCGTGGGGCTTTCTTCGGAGCTCGGGCTCACAGTGGCTGCGCTGGCCGCTGAAGGCGCGACGGCGCTGGTTCCCGTGGCGTTCGCATCCTCGGTGTCCTCGCCGGGAGCGGCGAAGTCGGGGACGGCGGCGTCGTACGGGGGACCCACGATGTCAACCTTCTGGTTCAGCGGGACGCCAGAGCCGTCGCGCTTGCCAAATTCGGTGGGGAGCACGCGTGCCACGCCGGCTTCGCTCGACGCGAGAGCCGGACCGGGGCCCGCCCACGCGAGGCCGAGCTCGGTTTCGTTCTTGACGAAGCGATGCGAGCGGACGCCTGCCGTGGCGCGACCCTTGGCAGGGAAGTCAGCGAGCGGCGTGATCTTGGCGGAGGTAGCGCCGCCGGTGCCTTGAGCGATCGTGACGACTACCGACTCATCGCTCAGCGCATTGACGGCGCCGAAGAAGATGACCTGATCGCCGTCGCCAAGCTTGATGCCGGCCATGCCGCCTGCGGTGCGACCCTGCGGGCGAACCAAGCTCGCGGAGTAGTGCAGGAGCTGTGCGTTCTTCGTGACGAAGAGCAGCGAAGCGCTGTCCGGGGCGGGAGCCGCGTTGACGACTTCGTCGTTGTCCTTGAGGGTAATGGCCTCGAAGTCGTCGCGGTTGAGCGGGTAGTCAGGGATGACTCGCTTGACGACACCGTTCTTGGTGCCGATCGCGAAGACCTCTGTCAGGCTCACTAGAGCCACGATGCGTTCCGTTTTCGGTAGGGCCGCGAACTCGCTTGCCGTAACGCCGCTCGCGAGCGACGCGGACGAGGACGTGGGCGGCAGAACCGGCATGTCCACCACTTGGAGGCGAATAAGGCGACCCGTATTGGTGAGGGCGCCGATCTCTCCGCGAGCGCTCGTGGGGACGGCCGAGAGGATGACGTCATGGCGACCGCGCGGACCGTTGGACTGCAGCTCAGTGCGGTCCGGCGTGCGGGCGAGCAAGCCCGTGGCGGAGAGCAACGCGAAGCACGGGGTGTCCTCGACTTCGAGGGTCAACGGAGCCTTGGAACTGGTGCTGACCGGGTCCGGCATGATGGTGCCCTTGAGCGGCTTCGATTCCGCGCTCTTGAGCAGGACCGTGCGGCGTGGGGTCGCGAACTGGTTGGCGATCTCGGCGAGCTCGTTGGAGACCACTTCGCGAAGGAGCACGTCCGAAGCCAAGATTGACTCGAGCTCTTCGATGGCCTTCGTGAGTTCTTCTTGCTCTTTCTCCAGCTCAATGCGCGAGAACTTGGTGAGCTGGCGCAAGCGCAATTCGAGGATGTGGTTAGCCTGGACCTCCGTGAGGTCGAAGACCTGCATCAACCGTGCGCGGGCTGCTGCGGAGTCGTCCGAAGCACGAATGATCTGGATGACCTCGTCGATATCGACGATTGCGAGCAACAAACCTTCCACTAAGTGGAGGCGGTCCTTCTTCTTGCCCAAGCGGTAGCTGGTGCGGCGGCGGACCACCGTGATGCGGTGCTCCACATAGACCGTGAGCAGCTGAAGTAAGCCGAGGGTCTGGGGCTGGCCGTCCACGAGGGCCACGTTGTTGATGCCGAAGGAATCCTCGAGCGGCGTGAGCTTATAGAGCTGCTGGAGGACGGCGTTGGGGTTGAAACCGTTCTTGATCTCGATGACCAAGCGGAGGCCGTTCTTGCGGTCCGTTAGGTCGATGACGTCAGAAACGCCGGTCAGCTTCTTGGCGTTCGCCGCGTCCTTGATCTTCTCGATGACCTTTTCAGGACCCACGTTGTACGGAAGCTCAGTGACTACTAGGCCGGACTTGCGAGCGCTGATTTGCTCGAGTTCCACCTTGGCTCGCGTTTTGAAAGAGCCGCGGCCAGTCTCGTACGCATCCTTGATGCCGTCCAGCCCCACGATGATGCCGCCGGACGGAAGGTCCGGGCCGGGGATGAACTTCATGATGTCCGCCAACGTGGCGTCCGGGTGATCGATCAGGTGACGAGCCGCAGAAATCACTTCGCCCAAGTTGTGGGGCGCCATGTTGGTGGCCATACCCACGGCAATACCGGTGGTGCCGTTGACCAAGAGGTTCGGGAAGGCAGCCGGCAAGACCTCTGGCTGGGTCAGCTGGTTGTCATAGTTCGGTACGAAATCCACCACGTCTTCGTCGAGGAAGTCCGTCATCGCCATCGCGGCGGGGGCAAGCCTGGTCTCGGTGTAACGCGGTGCAGCCGGGCCGTCGTCGAGGGAACCGAAGTTTCCGTGGCCGTCGATGAGTGGCAAGCGAAGTGCGAAGGGCTGGGCCATGCGCACCATGGCGTCGTAAATGGCGGCATCGCCGTGAGGGTGCAACTTACCCATCACTTCGCCTACCACGCGGGCACTCTTGACGTGACCGCGGTCGGGACGAAGCCCCATGTCAGACATCATGTAGAGGATGCGGCGCTGTACTGGTTTGAGGCCGTCGCGAGCGTCTGGGAGCGCTCGCGAGTAGATCACCGAGTAGGCGTATTCGAGGAAGGACTCTTCCATTTCGGAAGTGACATCGATGTCAACAATGTGCTCGTCAAAGTCTTCCAGGGGAGTTTGGTTCTTGCCTCGAGGCATAAACTGCGTCAGTCCTTAGTGTTTCTAGCGCGCTCACCGAGCGTTTGGCTTAGGGTAAGAATATGGTGGATCGACAGAAAAGCCCCGGATATCCGGCGCATTGGGAAGCTGACGTCGTCCTTAAGGACGGTTCAACGGCACATATCCGCCCTATTGCACCCCAAGACGCCCCGGGACTTGAGGCTCTGCATGCGGGACAATCCGAGACTTCTATCTATCTACGCTTCTTTACTTACAAAGCGCGTTTGACAGATAAAGAGCTTAAGCGATTCACCGAAGTTGATCACAAAAGCCGAGTGGCACTGATCGTTGAGCGCTCGAACGCCATCATTGGCGTGGGTCGCTATGACCGTCTCGATGATCCCGAAGAAGCTGAAGTCGCTTTCAATATTTCTGACTCTTTCCAAGGCCAAGGTCTGGGTTCCATTCTCATTGAGCACCTGGCCGCGGCCGCTCGCGAAAATGGCATTGAACGCTTCACCGCTGAAGTCCTTCCTGAGAACCGGAAGATGATCACCGTTTTCAACGAGACCGGCTTTGACGTCAAGCGTCACTTCGATGACGGCGTGGTCATGGTGGAATTCCCGATTGACCCCACGGAGAAGTCCCGCGCCGTGATGGAATCGCGCGAACACCGTGCCGAGGCGAAGAGCCTCGTTGACCTGTTGAATCCGCGAAGCGTTGCCGTAATCGGCGCCAGTCGCGACTGGGGGACCGTGGGGTACTCCCTCATGGAACACATTGTGGACGGCGGCTTCCAAGGCCCCGTCTATGCCGTGAACCCTGAAGCGCTCGAGCTCGCCGGTACCTTCAGCTACTCCAAACTTTCCGAAGTCCCGGGTCCCGTGGACCTCGCAGTGGTCTCGGTTCCTCGCGATCAGATCCTGGGCGTTGCCGCAGATTGCGCCGCTGCGGGCGTGCGCGGTCTGCTGGTTGCCACTGCGGGCTTTGACGACGGCGGCTCCGGACTCGAAGTGCAGCGCGAGCTGGTGCGCGTGGCACGCGCCAACGGCATGCGCGTCATTGGCCCAGCCTCTTTGGGCATCATCAACACGGATCCCAAGGTTCGCCTCAATGCATCGATGGCACCCGGTCTGCCGCGCGAAGGCGGACTCGGTCTCTTCAGCCAGTCGGCTGCTATCGGCGCGATTCTGTACGCGGCCGCTAGCCGCACCGGCGTGGGCGTGTCCTCGATTGTGTCTGCAGGCAACCGAGCAGACCTCTCCGGTAACGACGCGATGCAGTACTGGGAGGATGACGAGCGCACCAAAGTGGTGGGCCTCTACCTCGAGTCCTTCGGTAACCCTCGTAAGTTCTCCCGCATCGCACGTCGCCTCTCGCAGAAGAAGCCCGTCATCGTGGCCAAGAGCGACGTCATGGGCCTGCGCTTGCCGCCAGGACACGAAGTGCGCACCACTCAGGCGCCGATCGGCGCGGTGGACGCGATGCTCGAGCAGTCCGGCGTCATCCGCGTGGGCACCTACGAACAACTGATGGACGTCGCTCAGATTATTGAGTCCCAGCCTCTGCCCGCCGGAAACGGCCTCGGCGTGCTCTCCAATTCGAGGGCTCTGGGACGCGTGGTTGCTGACAACGCGGAGACCAAGGGCTTCAACGTTCCTGTTCATGATCACGGCCTCACCATGACGGACGGCCTCACCCGATCCGTTCCGCGCCTCAAGCATCATCTGGACACGATTCTGGAACGCGAGGACGTGCACTCCGTCATCGTGACGCTGCTGCCAAGCCCCGGCATCACGGAGCACGCTGTTGCGGACGTTATTTCGAAGGCCGGCGAAGAGACCGGAAAGACCGTCATCGCGGTTTTCGCCGGAATCACTGACCCCACCATCCCCGTGGACGGACTCTTCGGAAACCTGCCCTCCTTCTCAAGCCCAGGCCGCGCCACCAACGCGCTCGCGCAAGTGGTCCACTATGTGGAGTGGCGTCGTCGTGATTTTGGAAGCTTCGCGGAACCAGACGACATCAACCTCAACAAAGCTGAGGACCTCGTGGATGAGTGGTCCCAGCGCGCGAATGACACCGAACTTGTCCAGCTCAGCGATGAAGCCGCGGCAGAGTTGTTGGCGTGCTACGGCATTCCGATGGTGCCTTCGGTCAAGTTTGAAAGTGAGGACGACGGCATAGCCGCCGCAAGCCAGCTCGGGTGGCCGGTAGTCCTCAAGACCCAGGATCCGTACTTGCGGCACCGCCTTGACCTCGGTGGCGTGCAATTGAATATTGCTGATGAAGGCTCCTTGCGCCACAGCATCCAGCGCATGAAGGAGCTCATGGAGCCCTATGGCGCCACGAACCTCGAAGTGCAGCGCATGGTGGACGCTGGTCAGGGCACCATCCTGCGCGCTATCGAGGACCCTCTCATGGGCCCTCTCGTGTCCTTCGGCCTCGCGGGAGACGCTGTGTTGCTCTTGGACGACTGGGCCCACGGCATCCCGCCGTTGTCTACAACGGATGTGTCTGAGTTTGTCCGCTCGCCGCAATCGGCACGGAAGCTCTTTGGTTATCAGGGACTGCCACCGGTCAATATTGATGAGCTCGAGAACATTGTGCGACGCGTGGCGATTTTGAAGGACAACCACCCTGAAGTGGCGCTCTTGGAAATCAACCCGCTCGTGGCGAGCGATCGCAGCATTAGCGTGCTCGCCGTAGACATTCGGGTGGCCGACGCGGGACGTCGCACAGACAGTGCGCGACGTGCAGTTTCGTTTAGCTAAGCGACTGTAGATCGTAGACTGGATAAATGACTTCTCGGCACTCTCAATCCAACCCGGTAGTGGACAGCGACTTGCACGCCTCACTGGTGAAGGCAGGCTTCTACCCGCAACTGGTGGCGGATGTTTTAGAAGATGTGCTGACCGGATACAGCGTGGTTTCCCACATGGTGCACCTTGAGACGCACATTGATAACGCCGAGGTGCACCGTCACGTCACGGTCTTGATCCTGACGGAGGAAACTTTCGTCATCCTTCACGTCGACGACGAAATGTTGGATGAGCAAGGCTCCCACGTGTCCGCCACGGTGTCCACGGAGACCGTCCCGTTGTCACGACTGGGCTCTGTCATCCTGTCCTACAGCTACTACCAGCCGCAGCATTACAAGACGGGGGACCAGCTCATGGACCTCACCGTCACGGCTTCCTGGTCTGGAAGCCAGCGCGCGGACTTGGCACCTGCATCCTGCGGCGATCCGCAGTGCGATGCCGACCACGGCTACCAAGGTACGCTTCCGAAGGAAGACATGGTTCTTCGGGTGTCAGTAGAAGCCGACGGCGCAGCGAAGGTTGAAGAGGCACGCCGATTTGCGCGGGCCTTGCGGGTCGCAGCCGTGCGTTCCGCCGTTACCCCCACGGTGGCGCGATAACACGTGACGGTCATTCATGAATCCGTCTGGCCCGCTGCGTTCGGTCCAGAACGCCGCGGCACGCTTCCTCCTGTCGAAGGCCACACTGAGCCAAAGCTGACACCAACGATCGCCGATGTCCTTTCGAGCGCCGTCGCCGTCTTGGGCGTCCCCGGCGTTGAGAACACTTTGGGCCTCCCGGAAGCCCGGCGCGTCTGCGTCATCTTGGTTGATGGCCTTGGCCTGCGCTTGCTCAAGAAGCGGGCCGCGTACGCACCCTTCTTGAAGTCCGTCATTGACTCCAACCGGCCCCTCGAAGCTGCGTTCCCGTCCACGACTGCAACCTCGCTGGCGAGCTTCGGCACCGGCCTCCCGCCAGGACAGCATGGGCTCGCCGGCTATGACGCCGTAGATCCCGTTAAACGCCGCACCGTGAACCAGCTCAGCGGTTGGCCAGATGATCTAATCCCTGACGAGTGGCAGCCCCACCGCACGCTCTTCGAACGCGCCAGTGAGGTCGTCAACGTTACGACGGTCAGCAAGAGCAAGTTTGAAGAGAGCTCGCTGACTCGCGCTGCACTTCGGGGCGGAAACTTTGTGGCCGCCGGATCCCTGACGGCACGTGCCGGGGCGGCTCTCGAAGCGCTCAAGGCTCCCGAGAGTCTCGTGTATTTCTACTGGGACGAGATCGATAAAGCCGGGCACCGGTTCGGCTCTGAATCGGATAAGTGGACCTACCAGCTCGAAGAACTGGACTCGGGTCTCAAGCGCTTCATCGCGCGCGTTCCCGCGAACACGTTGGTATTGCTCACCGCCGATCACGGCATGGTGGACATCCCGGCGTCCCAGCGGATTGATTTTTCGGAGTTCCCCGAGCTGCTTAAGGGCATCGAGCTCACGTCGGGGGAGCCGCGTTGCGTCCAGTTGCACTTCGAGCAGGACGCGACGGCTGAGGTGCGCCAGCAAACTATTACGGCTTGGCGCGAGCGCTTCACCAAGCAAGCCGTGGTCATGGAGCGCCACGAGGTCATCGCGCGCGGTCTGCTGGGCGAAAACCCGGATCCTCGCGTACTGGGCCGCTTCGGTGATGTTTTCGTGCTCTGCCACGCGCAGATCGCCCTCTATGACGGTCGCCGCGTCGCACCGCATGCCTTCGACGTGATCGGCCAGCACGGTAGCCTGACGGCCGCCGAGCGGCTCATCCCGCTACTGACCTTGAAAAAGCCGTAGCCGCGGTCCCACTATTTAGCGGGGCGCGGCTACGGTAGAGAAATTCGGGACTTAGCGGTCCTTTTTGCCGAAGACGATCTCGTCCCAGCTAGGCACCGAAGAACGACGGCGCTTTGGTTTCGCCGCATTCTCGTCCTGCGTTTCAGCGGAGTCATCTCGCGAGGACGACGACGCAGCTGGCGTCTCGCTGTCCTTTGCGGTTTCCTTCGACGAACGTGAGGAACGATCCAAGCGGGTCACCGGAGCGAGGCGCTCGTTACGTGCCGGAGTGGACGCTTCCTGGCCGCGATCCTCGGAAGCCGAGCTGGCGTCGTCGTAATCATTGTTCTCATCTTCATCAATGAGCGCAGGATTGCGCGGGTGCGCGGCAGGAATGGAGCCCTTGGTCAGCATCAACGCTAGTGCGTCATCAGCATCTTCATCCGAGCCCAAGCGCTGCCCACGGCGCTGGCGCAAGACCTCGAGGAGTTCCTCCTGGTCAGACTGAGCTTCCGGGCTCTGACCCGAGCGACGCTGTTGCGGCTGCTCAGATGCTTCCACGTCAAAGACGTTGTCCTGCACGGCGCTCAAGCGACGAACTGGACTTGGGAAATCCACGGACTCCAGCTCGCTCAGGACCTGAGCCCAACGGTTCTTGTTGGTCAGCGTGCGGTGTGCGGCATGGAAAATCCAGCGTGCTGGCGGCTCCTCGCCAATGACCCGGGACTCGAGAGAGGCGGTGTCGAAGTCGCAATTGACCTCCCACGTGCCATCATCCAAGCGCCACGCATCCCAGCGCGCGTCATTCGCGTCAATACCGAACTGGCGCAAACGCACGTTCACCATGGCGCCCAAAGACGCTGCCTCGTCGCCAAACGAACTGCGGTACAAGTCAGCGTGGGACGGCGCAGAAACCTCGACTGCTTGTGCCAGACGGGCGATGTGTTCGCGCTCGGCGCGGACAGGGCCTTCGTACTTGAGAATGTGCTCGAGAGGCAGGCCGGACTCGGCTGCTACTTCTTCTGCTGACATTCCGGAGCGAATACGGCCCTGAATTTCGCGTGGCGTCAATTGGATAGGTGCCTCGTCTTCGCCTCGATGAGCACGGAAATGCGCGCGCGAAATAGCGGCACGCAGTGCTTCATCGATGGGTAGCTCGAAGGTCGTGCCGTCTTCAGCACTCAAGAGCAATTGGTTGCCCTCTTCGTGAATACCGACAAGCCTCAGCTGAGTCATAACGTTTTTGCCTCCCCGGCGGACATTTCTTGGGTTTCACAATGCCACCAAGTGGCCTATTATCCCAAGCTTTTCCGCGGTGTGGCGATGCATTCATTGCGCCGTGGGCGAATCAGATTTGGTTTTTCGGCGTTCATGATGAACAATCTTCGCGTCGAGCACAGTACGGGGAGTGCTGAGCCGATGATGAGACGCCGTAACAACGAAGAGACTCTTGCACGTGCTGGAGTGCTTGAGCGAATGAGGGAGCAATGGCTACAGACTACGATGCACCGCGGAAAACAGATGAGGATCTGAACGAGGATTCCATTGAGGAACTCAAGGGACGCCGGTCAGATAAGCAGTCCGCAGTCGTAGACGAGGATGAGGCGGAAACCGCCGATAGTTACGAACTGCCTGGCGCCGACCTGTCCAACGAAGAACTCCAAGTACGCGTTCTTCCTGCTCAGGCAGACGAATTTACGTGTGCTTCGTGCTTCTTGGTCCGTCACCGCTCGCAAATTGCGAAGGAAAAAGACGGCTTGATGTACTGCAATGACTGCGAAGGCTAAAGACGTCACAGCGACGCGATGTGAGCCGTAGGGTGTGAATACGAAGGAGGGCCGGGAGAAATCCCGGCCTTCCTCTTTTGTATCTATAGCTTTGTGGAGAACGAAACGCCGTTCTTAGAGCGTCTGCTCTGCAGCGCGCTGCGCGGTGGGCTTGGTTGCCTCGAGCGCTGCGACGAACTTCTCGGGGTGGCGCGTGGACACCAACCAGTACGGGGTGGCGTCGCGCTCGTCGGTGATTTCCATCTTCACCACGGGATCAATCCAGCCGCGGAAGCACATGAACGCCGTGCCATTGAGGCCGCGGCCGCGTTCGAAGAACGCATCGTCCTTGCGGTGGCTGCTGAACTCGCCAATGAATTCGCGCTCAATCGACGCACGGCCCACCGAAACTCGCTCCGGAGTGACCTCGATCTTCGCGATGGCCATGACGGTCAGAATGGTCATGATGAGGATGAAAACGGCGCCAACTACTGAGCTCCACAAGACGGAGATGGGTGCGAATGCGAGCGCCAAGGCGCCACCGCCGGCAATGATCACTGCCCAGATCCACCACGCTGGCCACAGTGTCTCGGTATAGGTGGTTGCGGGCGCGGAAGCAGAAGGCGTAGTAGAGGACATGTCTCTAGGATATTGCACCTGCCTGAGAGCTCGTGCCGAAGAAGTTCCGTCAGGCGAAGTCTCAGACAATTTACTGAACGTTGACTGAAAGCGGCAGGGACGGTCCACACGCCGCGCTAAAGTGGACTCGCAGACGCTAGATACTACTGAGGGATTTATGACGAACGCCCCTGAGCCATTGAGCATCCAGATGGTCATGCTGGACCCAGACCTCGAGCCGCCGAGCTACGCCCATCCTGGCGATGCTGGCGCTGACTTGCGTGCGCGTGAGTCTGTGACGTTGGGGCCGGGGGAGCGAGTCTTGGTGCCGACTGGCGTAGCGCTGGCGCTGCCGTTTGGATACGTGGGTTTGGTTCACCCGCGCTCGGGCTTGGCCACCAAGCACGGCATCACGGTAGTGAATGCTCCCGGAACGGTTGACGCTGGCTACCGCGGTGAAATCAAGGTCACGTTGCTCAACACGGATTTGCACGAGTCCATGACCTTTGAACGCGGGGACCGCATTGCGCAGTTGGTCATTCAGCGCGTAGAGCAAGCAGTTTTTGTACAGGTGGATTCTTTGGAAGATTCGGTGCGAGGTACCGGTGGATTTGGTTCAACGGGCGGATTCTCCGCGGCGAACCAGTAAGAG
Encoded here:
- a CDS encoding alkaline phosphatase family protein, with the translated sequence MTVIHESVWPAAFGPERRGTLPPVEGHTEPKLTPTIADVLSSAVAVLGVPGVENTLGLPEARRVCVILVDGLGLRLLKKRAAYAPFLKSVIDSNRPLEAAFPSTTATSLASFGTGLPPGQHGLAGYDAVDPVKRRTVNQLSGWPDDLIPDEWQPHRTLFERASEVVNVTTVSKSKFEESSLTRAALRGGNFVAAGSLTARAGAALEALKAPESLVYFYWDEIDKAGHRFGSESDKWTYQLEELDSGLKRFIARVPANTLVLLTADHGMVDIPASQRIDFSEFPELLKGIELTSGEPRCVQLHFEQDATAEVRQQTITAWRERFTKQAVVMERHEVIARGLLGENPDPRVLGRFGDVFVLCHAQIALYDGRRVAPHAFDVIGQHGSLTAAERLIPLLTLKKP
- a CDS encoding DUF5998 family protein, which encodes MTSRHSQSNPVVDSDLHASLVKAGFYPQLVADVLEDVLTGYSVVSHMVHLETHIDNAEVHRHVTVLILTEETFVILHVDDEMLDEQGSHVSATVSTETVPLSRLGSVILSYSYYQPQHYKTGDQLMDLTVTASWSGSQRADLAPASCGDPQCDADHGYQGTLPKEDMVLRVSVEADGAAKVEEARRFARALRVAAVRSAVTPTVAR
- a CDS encoding TIGR01777 family oxidoreductase; this encodes MVHFEHRAFVQQDPETVFAWFAREGALQRLFPPFGGHVVSAPPAGLAVGSEARLLIAAPGITGTAASAVGESVAAIGKRFGLPKRWTRPEVSWTARHTALDAPRMFRDEMTSGPMKSWVHTHRFTAQDGGTQLLDVVDFELPEVLPSALKSFPEGVLEKELRRTFAYRTRQVCDDLAFHARYANSPRLRIGITGASGFVGAPLKALLTSGGHTVHEFKRGIDWDPEREFMDLDVVRSVDVIIHLAGHPIGGRFTAEAKQEILDSRVKGTRTVARALEAASADGKKRALIASSAIGFYGAHPHQEQPDGEISSAETDPALLTESHGAGHDFLAEVCAQWEAEALAAASDTVRVTVLRTGLVLSPDGGLLSRLLPLFAAGVGGPTSKGAWYSWISRDDLISMYAHAALTPDLLGVFNAVAPEPVTSDEFAQTLGKVLHRPAKIPTPSFGPRLLLGAEGADELAFASQRVSAAKIVDTGFQFRHPTVEFALEHVLGAVN
- a CDS encoding bifunctional GNAT family N-acetyltransferase/acetate--CoA ligase family protein: MVDRQKSPGYPAHWEADVVLKDGSTAHIRPIAPQDAPGLEALHAGQSETSIYLRFFTYKARLTDKELKRFTEVDHKSRVALIVERSNAIIGVGRYDRLDDPEEAEVAFNISDSFQGQGLGSILIEHLAAAARENGIERFTAEVLPENRKMITVFNETGFDVKRHFDDGVVMVEFPIDPTEKSRAVMESREHRAEAKSLVDLLNPRSVAVIGASRDWGTVGYSLMEHIVDGGFQGPVYAVNPEALELAGTFSYSKLSEVPGPVDLAVVSVPRDQILGVAADCAAAGVRGLLVATAGFDDGGSGLEVQRELVRVARANGMRVIGPASLGIINTDPKVRLNASMAPGLPREGGLGLFSQSAAIGAILYAAASRTGVGVSSIVSAGNRADLSGNDAMQYWEDDERTKVVGLYLESFGNPRKFSRIARRLSQKKPVIVAKSDVMGLRLPPGHEVRTTQAPIGAVDAMLEQSGVIRVGTYEQLMDVAQIIESQPLPAGNGLGVLSNSRALGRVVADNAETKGFNVPVHDHGLTMTDGLTRSVPRLKHHLDTILEREDVHSVIVTLLPSPGITEHAVADVISKAGEETGKTVIAVFAGITDPTIPVDGLFGNLPSFSSPGRATNALAQVVHYVEWRRRDFGSFAEPDDINLNKAEDLVDEWSQRANDTELVQLSDEAAAELLACYGIPMVPSVKFESEDDGIAAASQLGWPVVLKTQDPYLRHRLDLGGVQLNIADEGSLRHSIQRMKELMEPYGATNLEVQRMVDAGQGTILRAIEDPLMGPLVSFGLAGDAVLLLDDWAHGIPPLSTTDVSEFVRSPQSARKLFGYQGLPPVNIDELENIVRRVAILKDNHPEVALLEINPLVASDRSISVLAVDIRVADAGRRTDSARRAVSFS
- a CDS encoding DNA gyrase/topoisomerase IV subunit A, with translation MPRGKNQTPLEDFDEHIVDIDVTSEMEESFLEYAYSVIYSRALPDARDGLKPVQRRILYMMSDMGLRPDRGHVKSARVVGEVMGKLHPHGDAAIYDAMVRMAQPFALRLPLIDGHGNFGSLDDGPAAPRYTETRLAPAAMAMTDFLDEDVVDFVPNYDNQLTQPEVLPAAFPNLLVNGTTGIAVGMATNMAPHNLGEVISAARHLIDHPDATLADIMKFIPGPDLPSGGIIVGLDGIKDAYETGRGSFKTRAKVELEQISARKSGLVVTELPYNVGPEKVIEKIKDAANAKKLTGVSDVIDLTDRKNGLRLVIEIKNGFNPNAVLQQLYKLTPLEDSFGINNVALVDGQPQTLGLLQLLTVYVEHRITVVRRRTSYRLGKKKDRLHLVEGLLLAIVDIDEVIQIIRASDDSAAARARLMQVFDLTEVQANHILELRLRQLTKFSRIELEKEQEELTKAIEELESILASDVLLREVVSNELAEIANQFATPRRTVLLKSAESKPLKGTIMPDPVSTSSKAPLTLEVEDTPCFALLSATGLLARTPDRTELQSNGPRGRHDVILSAVPTSARGEIGALTNTGRLIRLQVVDMPVLPPTSSSASLASGVTASEFAALPKTERIVALVSLTEVFAIGTKNGVVKRVIPDYPLNRDDFEAITLKDNDEVVNAAPAPDSASLLFVTKNAQLLHYSASLVRPQGRTAGGMAGIKLGDGDQVIFFGAVNALSDESVVVTIAQGTGGATSAKITPLADFPAKGRATAGVRSHRFVKNETELGLAWAGPGPALASSEAGVARVLPTEFGKRDGSGVPLNQKVDIVGPPYDAAVPDFAAPGEDTEDANATGTSAVAPSAASAATVSPSSEESPTTASKARVGRAAPLSSKPFSGTPEVEEDGSTLF